A region of Mauremys mutica isolate MM-2020 ecotype Southern chromosome 2, ASM2049712v1, whole genome shotgun sequence DNA encodes the following proteins:
- the ACOT13 gene encoding acyl-coenzyme A thioesterase 13 isoform X2 codes for MTVLSATPGKIVCEMKIEEEHTNRGGTLHGGLTATLVDVVSTAALLYTERGMPGVSVDMNITYMSAAKIGEEILITAQILKQGRSIAFASVDVTNKATGKLVAQGRHTKYLGQ; via the exons ATGACAGTTCTTTCTGCAACTCCTGGAAAGATTGTTTGTGAAATGAAAATAGAGGAGGAGCACACAAACAGAGGTGGCACATTGCATGGAGGTTTGACCGCCACACTGGTAGACGTAGTGTCAACAGCAGCATTGTTGTACACAGAAAGAGGAATGCCTGGGGTCAGTGTGGATATGAACATTAC ATACATGTCTGCTGCTAAGATTGGGGAAGAGATATTGATCACAGCTCAGATTCTGAAGCAAGGAAGAAGTATTGCCTTTGCCAGCGTGGATGTAACAAACAAGGCAACAGGAAAGTTGGTAGCACAAGGCAGACATACTAAATACCTAGGACAGTAA
- the ACOT13 gene encoding acyl-coenzyme A thioesterase 13 isoform X1, whose amino-acid sequence MSSLTIHSFREMMKSLLSSSNFDRVLSKMTVLSATPGKIVCEMKIEEEHTNRGGTLHGGLTATLVDVVSTAALLYTERGMPGVSVDMNITYMSAAKIGEEILITAQILKQGRSIAFASVDVTNKATGKLVAQGRHTKYLGQ is encoded by the exons ATGAGCTCCCTCACGATCCACTCCTTCCGGGAGATGATGAAAAGCCTGCTGAGCTCATCCAACTTTGATCGGGTGTTGAGTAAG ATGACAGTTCTTTCTGCAACTCCTGGAAAGATTGTTTGTGAAATGAAAATAGAGGAGGAGCACACAAACAGAGGTGGCACATTGCATGGAGGTTTGACCGCCACACTGGTAGACGTAGTGTCAACAGCAGCATTGTTGTACACAGAAAGAGGAATGCCTGGGGTCAGTGTGGATATGAACATTAC ATACATGTCTGCTGCTAAGATTGGGGAAGAGATATTGATCACAGCTCAGATTCTGAAGCAAGGAAGAAGTATTGCCTTTGCCAGCGTGGATGTAACAAACAAGGCAACAGGAAAGTTGGTAGCACAAGGCAGACATACTAAATACCTAGGACAGTAA
- the TDP2 gene encoding tyrosyl-DNA phosphodiesterase 2: MEGGSAAEGPLEQRPEGEGALQPEPPPRPQAEAEALARPQEEEEEEEAALPPPEKRRKLLCAEFASITSSDLALARCCLADNDWHLQRALNSYFEPPVEQRDVGGSPPAQAPTETCIDLTADVTTSSAGVNNSDCRQQEDDSRFSLLTWNIDGLDLGNQQDRARGVCSYLALYSPDVVFLQEVIPPYLSYLQKRAVSYTIIPGNIDGYFTAIMLKKSRVKFLRQEIIPFPTTSMMRNLLVVHVNISGNELCLMTSHLESTKGHAKERLNQLRQVLKTMQEASESTTVIFGGDTNLRDHEVTQIGGLPNNILDIWEFLGKPKHCRYTWDTNCNSNLDANFKCKLRFDRILFRTAAEGGQIIPRSLDLIGLEKLDCGRFPSDHWGLLCDFDVIL, encoded by the exons ATGGAGGGGGGCAGCGCAGCCGAGGGGCCGCTGGAGCAGCGGCCCGAGGGGGAAGGGGCTCTGCAGCCGGAGCCGCCCCCGCGGCCccaggcggaggcggaggcgctgGCCCggccccaggaggaggaggaggaggaggaggcggcgctGCCCCCCCCGGAGAAGCGCAGGAAGCTCCTGTGCGCCGAGTTCGCCTCCATCACCAGCAGCGACCTGGCCCTGGCTCGCTGCTGCCTGGCGGACAACGACTGGCACCTGCAG AGGGCGCTGAACTCCTACTTCGAGCCGCCCGTGGAGCAGCGAGACGTGGGCGGGAGCCCCCCGGCCCAGGCCCCGACGGAGACCTG CATTGACCTGACTGCTGATGTTACTACTAGTAGTGCTGGAGTCAACAACTCAGACTGCAGGCAACAAGAAGATGATAGCAGGTTCTCTTTACTTACCTGGAATATTGATGGTCTGGATCTAGGAAATCAGCAAGACAGAGCTAGAGGAGTCTGCTCTTATTTAGCATT ataCAGTCCAGATGTGGTGTTTTTACAGGAGGTTATTCCACCATACTTGAGTTACCTACAGAAGAGAGCAGTCAGTTACACAATCAttccag GTAATATAGATGGTTATTTCACTGCCATAATGCTGAAAAAATCAAGAGTGAAGTTTTTAAGGCAAGAAATAATACCTTTCCCAACAACCTCCATGATGAGAAATCTATTAGTTGTGCAT GTGAATATATCTGGTAATGAACTCTGCCTTATGACTTCCCATCTAGAGAGCACAAAAGGTCATGCCAAGGAACGCTTAAACCAACTGAGGCAGGTGTTAAAGACAATGCAGGAGGCATCAGAGTCAACTACTGTTATATTTGGAGGGGATACAAACCTAAGAGACCACGAG GTTACTCAAATAGGTGGCTTACCTAACAATATTTTGGACATATGGGAATTTTTGGGCAAACCAAAGCACTGCCGTTATACATGGGACACAAACTGCAATTCTAACCTGGATGCAAATTTCAAATGTAAGTTGCGATTTGATCGCATATTATTCCGAACTGCAGCAGAAGGGGGACAAATTATTCCACGGAGTTTGGACTTAATTGGACTAGAAAAATTAGACTGTGGTAGATTTCCCAGCGATCACTGGGGTCTTTTGTGTGATTTTGATGTGATACTATAA